The Populus trichocarpa isolate Nisqually-1 chromosome 2, P.trichocarpa_v4.1, whole genome shotgun sequence genome has a window encoding:
- the LOC18096283 gene encoding uncharacterized protein LOC18096283, with protein sequence MDSLKKKEKIIHTITTTSSNESIIDIGTEQNCINPSCFFCTMKEPDSMIRRAGLQSCFKEMPFRDSQALALVLSGLWNIAMTQPDDPEFPSLGVFHCMASLIQKGIDNRSWLLKDQNIYIPYYAAHIIGSYTMNKVKFAEKAVQSGVIPPLMDLLRGKISWVEQRVAVRALGHLASFEKTFDAVAMYEEDVVKSAMQLASNCLEVVYSKFVGVRDAKERLKYHSDLLTRGVGGLDTENRKAEEWACQLQRWSLNLLNCFACKERSLNLICRQDFLRDLCEMWGGLVMNHVSPSGVGLIRILCYSKHGRKSIAESKEVVRSLCNLSRSSDDWQYIGIDCLLLLLKDQDTRFKVIEVSALFLVDLVELRSLGNRSNVGDAIARVLLFYYRQSMLKLKNSEVQKVMQEIWDLKVERRKREKTMTEEMVEERRVLAGLIKQQGNHMFWLGNIEEASVKYTEALDLCPLRLRKERVALYSDRAQCRLQLGNPDAAISDLTRALCLSTPANSHSKSLWRRSQAFDIKRLAKESLMDCVMYLNGCIKTETAKGVKIPYHAARMISKQMEATWLFANLKSKTSSNQSSRVQELDGDSENYDKQKHDEMMRIMIEKKGFISSKRYELSSYTL encoded by the coding sequence ATGGATTCcctgaagaaaaaggagaagataATTCACACCATAACCACTACCAGCAGTAACGAAAGCATTATTGATATTGGTACTGAACAGAACTGCATCAATCCCAGTTGTTTCTTTTGCACGATGAAAGAGCCAGACTCAATGATCAGGAGAGCAGGACTACAGAGTTGTTTCAAGGAAATGCCTTTCAGAGACAGCCAAGCACTTGCTCTGGTTCTTAGCGGTCTATGGAATATTGCTATGACACAACCAGATGATCCAGAGTTCCCATCCCTCGGTGTTTTCCACTGCATGGCAAGTTTGATCCAGAAAGGTATTGATAATAGAAGTTGGCTTCTTAAGGATCAAAACATTTACATCCCTTACTATGCAGCTCATATTATTGGCTCTTACACCATGAACAAGGTTAAGTTTGCAGAGAAAGCTGTTCAATCTGGTGTGATACCTCCATTAATGGATCTTTTAAGAGGAAAGATTAGTTGGGTAGAGCAAAGAGTTGCCGTTCGAGCTCTGGGTCACCTTGCAAGCTTTGAGAAAACGTTTGATGCAGTAGCAATGTATGAAGAAGATGTGGTGAAATCAGCTATGCAGTTAGCTTCCAATTGCCTTGAAGTGGTGTACTCAAAATTCGTTGGGGTACGGGATGCAAAGGAGAGGCTGAAGTATCATAGTGACTTGCTCACAAGAGGTGTTGGAGGGCTGGACACTGAGAACAGGAAAGCAGAGGAGTGGGCTTGCCAACTTCAACGCTGGTCTCTCAATCTCTTAAATTGCTTTGCTTGCAAAGAAAGGTCTCTGAATCTCATTTGTAGGCAGgattttttaagagatttgtGTGAAATGTGGGGTGGATTGGTGATGAATCACGTATCACCTTCTGGGGTTGGACTCATTAGAATTTTATGTTACAGCAAACACGGAAGAAAGAGTATTGCTGAATCCAAAGAAGTTGTAAGAAGTCTCTGTAATCTCTCGAGATCTTCAGATGATTGGCAGTATATTGGTATTGATTGTCTTCTATTACTTCTCAAGGACCAAGATACCAGGTTTAAAGTTATAGAAGTTTCCGCCTTGTTTCTTGTAGATTTGGTTGAACTCAGGAGCCTTGGCAATCGATCAAATGTAGGAGATGCAATCGCAAGAgtacttcttttttattacagaCAAAGCATGTTGAAATTAAAGAACAGCGAAGTTCAAAAAGTTATGCAAGAAATTTGGGATTTGAAGGTAGAGAGGAGAAAACGAGAGAAAACAATGACTGAAGAAATGGTTGAAGAGAGAAGGGTTTTGGCGGGTTTGATAAAACAACAGGGCAACCACATGTTTTGGCTAGGAAACATAGAAGAAGCATCGGTGAAGTATACTGAAGCACTAGATTTATGTCCATTGAGgttaagaaaagagagagtggcACTTTACAGTGACCGAGCTCAGTGTCGCTTGCAGCTTGGGAACCCAGATGCTGCCATTAGTGACTTAACTAGAGCTCTGTGCCTGTCTACTCCTGCAAATTCTCACAGCAAGAGCCTATGGAGAAGATCACAGGCCTTTGACATAAAAAGGTTGGCCAAAGAAAGCTTGATGGACTGTGTAATGTACCTGAATGGCTGCATCAAGACTGAAACAGCCAAAGGTGTGAAAATTCCATACCATGCAGCACGTATGATCAGCAAACAGATGGAAGCTACGTGGCTTTTTGCCAATCTGAAGTCAAAAACATCAAGCAATCAATCAAGTAGAGTGCAAGAACTGGATGGTGACTCTGAGAATTATGACAAGCAAAAACATGATGAGATGATGAGAATTATGATAGAGAAAAAAGGTTTTATCTCCAGTAAGCGATATGAGCTTTCATCATACACATTATAA